From Pigmentibacter ruber, a single genomic window includes:
- a CDS encoding sigma-54-dependent transcriptional regulator, with amino-acid sequence MSIKHQYHLDKDVFYVIHVDDDILELRSLARNLQTNKNNLKILITSCLNAMEFKSALNKLKILDFVILDIHLSEKENITGISLVKEVKRFHPNAIILMSSNLDDPATILQSLRAGADEFISKKINNQNLLEKLLLIRSTIFNKRGIIGLDKKEKNLSKKFSGETIKKISRRIPQIVNSAITSVYIEGESGTGKEVVAELFEDYIKGLPFVKMNCGSIAANLVESELFGYVKGAFTGALTNKVGLLEAASGGWLFLDEVASLSDSAQMALLRAIENQEVTRIGDSASRKINVRFIAASNVSLWDMVQENKFRNDLWQRLCETEIYLKPLRERRSEIPDLILFFCKTMRGGPYSIEETALNVLCQLPWIEGNVRELRNCLRAMTEHQVNKILTPLGIPERILMKNNDNYYFLNKRENSGFIKLFYKDNAGEYYKYEELEEQLFEKIFKQYNSESKKSISEFSKTFGLARSTVQIKIKKIKKD; translated from the coding sequence ATGTCTATAAAACATCAATATCATTTAGATAAGGATGTTTTTTACGTTATTCACGTAGATGATGATATTCTTGAGTTAAGAAGCTTAGCAAGAAATTTGCAAACTAATAAAAATAATTTAAAAATTTTAATAACTTCTTGTTTAAATGCAATGGAATTTAAGAGCGCATTAAACAAACTAAAAATTCTAGATTTTGTTATTTTAGATATTCATCTTTCTGAAAAAGAAAATATTACTGGTATTTCATTGGTGAAAGAAGTAAAAAGATTTCATCCCAATGCAATAATATTAATGAGTTCTAATTTAGATGATCCTGCCACAATTTTGCAAAGTCTAAGAGCTGGTGCTGACGAATTTATTTCTAAAAAAATAAATAATCAAAATCTACTAGAGAAATTACTTCTTATAAGATCAACAATTTTTAATAAAAGAGGAATTATAGGATTAGATAAAAAAGAAAAAAATTTAAGTAAAAAATTTTCTGGAGAAACTATTAAAAAAATTAGTAGAAGAATTCCACAAATTGTAAATTCAGCAATAACATCTGTTTATATTGAAGGAGAATCAGGTACTGGTAAAGAAGTTGTTGCTGAATTATTTGAAGATTATATAAAAGGATTACCTTTTGTAAAAATGAATTGTGGAAGTATTGCTGCAAATTTAGTAGAGAGCGAATTATTTGGTTACGTTAAAGGAGCCTTCACCGGTGCATTAACAAATAAAGTTGGATTGCTTGAGGCGGCTTCTGGTGGTTGGTTGTTTTTAGATGAAGTTGCAAGTTTGTCTGATAGTGCGCAAATGGCATTGTTAAGAGCTATCGAAAATCAAGAAGTAACAAGAATTGGTGATTCCGCTTCAAGAAAAATTAATGTTCGTTTTATAGCTGCATCAAATGTTTCTTTATGGGATATGGTTCAAGAAAATAAATTTCGTAATGACTTATGGCAGAGATTGTGTGAAACAGAAATTTATTTAAAACCTTTGCGAGAACGAAGATCTGAGATACCAGATTTAATATTATTTTTTTGTAAAACTATGCGAGGAGGTCCTTATAGTATTGAAGAAACTGCTTTAAATGTATTATGCCAGCTTCCTTGGATAGAAGGTAACGTTAGAGAATTAAGAAACTGTCTTAGAGCAATGACAGAACATCAAGTTAACAAAATATTAACTCCCTTAGGAATTCCTGAAAGAATACTTATGAAAAATAATGATAATTATTATTTTCTCAATAAGAGAGAAAATTCAGGTTTTATAAAATTATTTTATAAGGATAATGCTGGAGAATATTATAAGTATGAAGAATTAGAAGAGCAACTTTTTGAGAAAATATTTAAGCAATATAATTCAGAAAGTAAAAAAAGTATTTCAGAATTTTCAAAAACATTTGGATTAGCAAGAAGTACTGTTCAAATTAAAATAAAGAAAATAAAAAAGGACTAA
- a CDS encoding shikimate kinase, translated as MTKYWAKRFRNIILTGMPATGKTTFGKLYAQHSERFFLDFDAFIESTTKKTIPQIFSQEGEEGFRNLEEKILLKLERRHNFVIAFGGGTLLKPESIAFARKLGLIVMLDLDLTEIAKRIFVQKETRPMFSHCQSLEEVQKMVNDLYIKRRDAYEQSDVVINATYNTFDCLKMHLAMIEKRAGNREYMQDVYNIMNKKNKYQSKWSEKEEEYSEEQLSP; from the coding sequence ATGACAAAATATTGGGCTAAAAGATTTAGAAATATCATATTAACAGGGATGCCAGCAACTGGCAAAACAACTTTTGGTAAACTCTATGCTCAGCATAGTGAACGCTTTTTCCTAGATTTTGACGCTTTTATAGAATCAACAACAAAAAAAACAATACCCCAAATTTTTTCACAAGAAGGAGAAGAAGGCTTTAGAAACTTAGAAGAAAAAATTCTTCTTAAATTAGAACGCAGGCACAATTTTGTAATAGCATTTGGTGGAGGAACATTATTAAAACCTGAATCAATCGCTTTTGCTAGAAAATTAGGGTTGATTGTGATGCTTGATCTGGATTTAACCGAAATTGCGAAAAGAATTTTTGTCCAAAAAGAAACCAGGCCTATGTTTTCCCATTGCCAATCTTTAGAAGAAGTACAAAAAATGGTTAACGATCTCTATATCAAGAGAAGAGATGCCTATGAACAATCTGATGTTGTAATAAATGCAACTTATAATACTTTTGATTGCTTAAAAATGCATTTAGCTATGATTGAAAAAAGAGCTGGAAATAGGGAATATATGCAAGATGTATATAACATTATGAATAAAAAAAATAAATATCAAAGTAAATGGTCAGAAAAAGAAGAAGAATATTCTGAAGAACAATTGTCTCCTTAA
- a CDS encoding carbonic anhydrase has product MPLRSILSFLSLASLLIAGNSFAAEGHHWRYIGQGGPAEWGKLSPDNKACSMGKRQSPIDINDGNKKENKSLPQLMFSYIAAPLKILNNGHTIQMNYPQGSKVTIGPSTYDLLQFHFHTPSEHAFNGKRTELEVHFVNKGTDGSLAVVGILMKKGKKNSELESLFNKMPSQAGKEDAIENSTINPNALLPKDKDYYTYQGSLTTPPCSEIVTWYVIKDKIEVSEEQIKKFQKLFPMNARPLQSISSRIVEEKD; this is encoded by the coding sequence ATGCCCTTAAGAAGTATTTTGTCATTTTTATCATTAGCTTCCCTTCTAATAGCAGGTAATTCATTTGCTGCAGAAGGGCATCACTGGAGATACATTGGGCAAGGGGGACCTGCTGAATGGGGTAAACTATCCCCAGATAATAAGGCTTGTTCAATGGGAAAAAGACAATCTCCAATTGATATCAATGATGGAAATAAAAAAGAAAATAAATCCCTTCCACAACTTATGTTTTCTTATATAGCAGCTCCTTTAAAAATTCTAAATAATGGCCATACAATTCAGATGAATTATCCACAAGGAAGTAAAGTAACGATAGGCCCTTCTACTTACGATCTTCTACAATTTCATTTTCATACTCCAAGTGAGCATGCATTTAATGGTAAAAGAACTGAATTAGAAGTTCACTTTGTTAATAAAGGAACAGATGGAAGTTTAGCAGTTGTTGGTATATTGATGAAAAAAGGTAAGAAAAATAGTGAACTTGAATCATTATTTAATAAAATGCCAAGTCAAGCAGGAAAAGAAGATGCAATTGAAAATTCAACTATAAATCCAAATGCACTTTTACCAAAAGATAAAGACTACTATACATATCAAGGATCATTAACTACTCCTCCATGTTCAGAAATAGTTACTTGGTATGTTATAAAGGATAAAATTGAAGTTTCAGAAGAACAAATTAAAAAATTTCAAAAATTATTTCCTATGAATGCTCGTCCATTACAATCTATCTCTTCTCGTATTGTTGAGGAAAAAGATTAA